The following proteins come from a genomic window of Bubalus kerabau isolate K-KA32 ecotype Philippines breed swamp buffalo chromosome 20, PCC_UOA_SB_1v2, whole genome shotgun sequence:
- the LOC129635060 gene encoding mucin-17-like: MEVTKQVGGPDPSGPQGHPSIGSQQLGGGVRGSQGPWINSGSTSSRHEVPLSTEANSDGAYGSASQAHTHEPCHQHLREPTEATSQCGYERASQDTLRLRSTSLFPGSSVGARTHLVMETRTPALPVYTHGDATSDTAQHGLYCSRLQVQVVGEGKTPAKVLVGWGKGPCSPEQTAPAGIRKSRWLPYIPLGEDGSPAAQGPFLAPGHDQGQGKGPGPVQALPTPTPTRASTPGVDPISMAGAESYPCNPDHLTDTKATTKDLSQDLLPGKYGNQWPVQLDSSKGVTSCQNKLNFHPQEEPPTPAPTLNKSPDQSQVHEVTQRPVLPRHPKNQVEKPLVSISRPGSPKPGSGPPGTPKSQRDSQEIRSTQQSQQPLNVCNNPCSSRPPSACQLSGHNPDPVPPREAMQIPASSAPTCQLRDAVEDRVLVFDMATGNTRMGLLCHDPMGSQAVLVGLMPTHPPIYASESTQPTRPLPMPILTPDSNRSSFWSTTAVVSSPVPSSLSSGSYREVALVPKEARVHLESQGSTAAETPMRMGMLGGPVLLGTPLQFGESILSHAHDPGWSKPDAEKNQGSHTIWMLDAPGMQDTSLDQTKKQQWMSSEQTTEPVPAAKNQEVLRPPLQEDIGSHNQKESCHPDSPQVKRAGQTPLGGQPPLAEQAPSTKQPPLPAQPPLTGTPISRQPPFSQEPLISSEPTLSRGALTTREPGQASTLGQEGEPLGPPTHVEVHRMPPEETCVYVNREKVGASAAQSSSIHRLLSWQHGSSPKVQEKQLSLIAITAPSPGCKVLPMVTVGTQLQGPQFKLTTEDMTHSPVVAHLSLLRGACYELVPTMDALAVRSPVLCRHSLGPYQDMAAVVIDTGTGFTKCGLAGEDHVLSVLPSRVQLLQHPVQGQPRYTVPEKQEPSYSMLNRGVVSDWDALEVLWQHLFYCRLGVQPEELAVLVADSPISPRTNREKVAEILFEHFHVPAMQTVHQALLALYAYGRTTGLVLGSGHGTSYVAPIVTGDLAPLDTYRLDLAGCDLTEHLAQLLLAGGQSPLKAELVNWIKETWCYVAMDMKAELARMQSQTQVDFVLPDKQVITLGSERFCCPEALFQPNLLGVNQPGLPQLALLSISRLEAKQQEQLLANVVLDGGSTLLTGFPERLRQELGPGTTVLGSPHRAVTAWLGGSIMASRNSFQSLWLSRREYDEEGPWAIYKYHL, encoded by the coding sequence ATGGAAGTCACCAAGCAAGTGGGGGGCCCTGATCCATCGGGCCCCCAGGGCCACCCCTCAATTGGCAGCCAGCAGCTGGGGGGTGGCGTTAGAGGATCCCAGGGACCATGGATAAACTCAGGATCCacatcctcgaggcatgaggTGCCATTGTCCACCGAGGCCAACTCTGATGGGGCCTATGGCTCAGCCTCCCAGGCCCACACCCATGAGCCCTGTCACCAGCACCTCCGGGAGCCTACGGAGGCTACCTCCCAATGTGGCTATGAGAGGGCCTCCCAGGACACCCTGAGACTCCGCTCCACTAGCTTATTCCCAGGCTCTTCCGTGGGAGCCCGAACACATCTCGTCATGGAGACCAGGACCCCGGCCCTCCCGGTGTACACGCACGGTGATGCCACCAGTGACACGGCCCAGCATGGACTCTACTGTTCCCGGCTTCAGGTgcaggtggtgggggagggcaagACTCCAGCTAAAGTCCTTGTAGGCTGGGGCAAAGGCCCCTGCAGCCCGGAGCAGACTGCCCCAGCGGGCATTAGGAAGAGCCGATGGCTACCATATATCCCTTTAGGGGAGGATGGCTCACCTGCAGCCCAAGGTCCTTTTCTGGCTCCAGGTCATGATCAGGGCCAGGGCAAGGGCCCAGGTCCAGTTCAGGCTCTTCCAACGCCAACTCCAACCCGGGCCAGTACTCCAGGTGTGGATCCAATCTCAATGGCAGGAGCAGAATCTTATCCCTGCAACCCTGACCACCTGACTGATACCAAAGCCACCACCAAGGACCTGTCCCAAGacctcttgcctgggaaatatggCAACCAGTGGCCAGTCCAGTTGGATTCTTCCAAAGGGGTCACATCCTGCCAGAACAAACTGAATTTCCATCCTCAGGAGGAGCCTCCCACCCCAGCACCCACCCTAAACAAATCCCCGGACCAGAGCCAGGTACACGAGGTTACCCAAAGGCCAGTGTTACCCAGGCATCCCAAGAACCAAGTGGAAAAGCCCCTGGTCAGTATCTCTAGGCCAGGCAGCCCCAAACCAGGCTCAGGGCCCCCAGGAACCCCCAAGAGCCAGAGGGACAGCCAGGAGATCCGCAGCACTCAGCAAAGTCAGCAGCCCCTCAATGTTTGCAACAACCCCTGCTCCAGCAGGCCgccatctgcctgccaattaagTGGCCACAACCCAGACCCAGTACCTCCCAGGGAAGCCATGCAGATACCTGCCTCCAGTGCCCCTACCTGCCAGTTACGGGATGCTGTGGAAGACCGTGTGCTGGTGTTTGACATGGCCACAGGCAACACCAGGATGGGGCTGCTGTGTCATGATCCCATGGGCTCCCAGGCAGTGTTGGTGGGCCTCatgcccacccacccacccatctatgCCTCCGAAAGCACGCAACCCACCCGCCCACTGCCCATGCCCATCCTCACCCCTGACAGCAATCGTTCCAGCTTCTGGTCCACCACGGCCGTGGTGTCCAGCCCTGTGCCCTCCAGCCTTTCATCGGGAAGCTACCGAGAGGTGGCCCTGGTTCCCAAAGAGGCCAGGGTCCACCTGGAATCACAAGGCTCCACTGCTGCTGAGACACCCATGAGGATGGGGATGCTCGGAGGGCCTGTTCTACTGGGGACGCCACTCCAATTTGGAGAGAGCATCCTGAGCCATGCCCATGATCCTGGCTGGTCCAAACCTGATGCTGAAAAAAACCAAGGGAGTCACACTATCTGGATGCTGGATGCCCCTGGGATGCAGGACACCTCTCTGGACCAGACCAAGAAACAACAGTGGATGAGCTCAGAGCAGACCACAGAGCCGGTGCCAGCAGCCAAAAACCAGGAGGTGCTCAGACCCCCACTCCAGGAGGATATAGGCAGCCACAATCAGAAAGAGAGCTGTCACCCTGACAGCCCTCAGGTCAAACGTGCTGGGCAGACCCCCCTTGGTGGTCAGCCCCCACTAGCTGAGCAGGCCCCCTCCACCAAGCAGCCCCCGCTTCCTGCTCAACCTCCTCTCACTGGAACCCCTATTTCCAGGCAGCCTCCCTTTTCCCAAGAACCCCTCATCTCCAGTGAGCCCACTCTCTCAAGGGGTGCCCTGACCACTAGGGAGCCTGGTCAGGCTTCCACCCTGGGCCAAGAAGGTGAGCCACTGGGCCCGCCTACCCATGTGGAGGTACACCGGATGCCCCCCGAGGAGACCTGCGTCTATGTAAACAGAGAAAAGGTTGGTGCCAGTGCTGCCCAAAGCTCCAGCATACATCGGCTCTTGTCCTGGCAGCATGGCAGCTCCCCCAAGGTGCAGGAGAAGCAACTTTCCCTGATCGCGATCACCGCACCCAGCCCCGGTTGCAAGGTCTTGCCCATGGTCACAGTGGGCACTCAGCTCCAGGGTCCCCAATTCAAGCTGACAACCGAGGACATGACCCACTCGCCAGTGGTCGCACACCTCAGCCTGCTCCGCGGGGCCTGCTATGAGCTGGTGCCCACCATGGATGCTCTGGCCGTACGGTCCCCAGTGCTCTGCCGCCACTCGCTGGGCCCCTACCAGGACATGGCTGCCGTGGTGATTGACACAGGCACAGGCTTCACCAAATGCGGGCTGGCTGGAGAAGACCACGTCCTCAGCGTGCTGCCTTCACGCGTGCAACTGCTGCAACACCCAGTCCAGGGCCAGCCCAGGTACACGGTGCCCGAGAAGCAAGAGCCCTCCTATTCAATGCTAAATCGAGGCGTGGTCTCTGACTGGGATGCCCTGGAGGTGCTATGGCAGCACCTGTTCTACTGCAGGCTGGGCGTGCAGCCCGAGGAGCTGGCTGTGCTTGTGGCCGACTCACCCATCTCCCCGCGCACCAACCGAGAAAAGGTGGCTGAAATACTCTTCGAGCATTTCCATGTGCCAGCCATGCAGACAGTGCACCAGGCCCTGCTGGCGCTCTATGCTTACGGGCGCACCACCGGGCTGGTGCTGGGCAGTGGCCATGGCACGTCCTACGTGGCTCCCATTGTCACTGGGGATCTGGCCCCCCTTGACACCTACCGGCTGGACTTGGCAGGTTGCGACCTTACGGAACACCTGGCTCAGCTGTTGCTGGCAGGTGGCCAATCACCACTCAAGGCAGAGCTGGTCAACTGGATTAAAGAGACCTGGTGCTACGTGGCCATGGACATGAAGGCTGAGCTAGCCCGCATGCAGTCCCAGACCCAGGTGGATTTTGTGCTTCCGGACAAGCAGGTCATCACACTGGGCTCTGAGCGCTTCTGCTGCCCAGAGGCTCTCTTCCAACCCAATCTGCTGGGCGTCAATCAGCCGGGCCTTCCACAGCTAGCCCTCCTCAGTATCAGCCGGCTGGAGGCTAAGCAGCAGGAGCAGCTGCTGGCCAATGTGGTGCTGGACGGTGGGAGCACCCTGTTGACTGGCTTTCCTGAGCGCCTGAGACAGGAGCTGGGCCCTGGTACCACCGTGCTGGGCTCTCCACACCGAGCCGTCACTGCTTGGCTCGGAGGCTCCATCATGGCGTCTCGGAACTCCTTCCAGAGCCTGTGGCTCAGCCGCCGTGAGTATGACGAGGAGGGCCCATGGGCCATTTACAAGTACCATCTATGA
- the CAMKV gene encoding caM kinase-like vesicle-associated protein, giving the protein MPFGCVTLGDKKNYNQPSEVTDRYDLGQVIKTEEFCEIFRAKDKTTGKLHTCKKFQKRDGRKVRKAAKNEIGILKMVKHPNILQLVDVFVTRKEYFIFLELATGREVFDWILDQGYYSERDTSNVVRQVLEAVAYLHSLKIVHRNLKLENLVYYNRLKNSKIVISDFHLAKLENGLIKEPCGTPEYLAPEVVGRQRYGRPVDCWAIGVIMYILLSGNPPFYEEVEEDDYENHDKNLFRKILAGDYEFDSPYWDDISQAAKDLVTRLMEVEQDQRITAEEAISHEWISGNAASDKNIKDGVCAQIEKNFARAKWKKAVRVTTLMKRLRAPEQSGTAAAQSAPGTDTATPGAAGGATAASAAASALGGSATPATAGDATKSENVAPADRSATPATDGSTTPATDGSVTPATDGSITPATDGSVTPATDRSVTPATDGRATPGVEESTVPTTQSSATPAAKAVATPEPALTQPDSTAPGGATGQAPPSSKGEEAAGCAQESRRVETS; this is encoded by the exons ATGCCGTTTGGGTGTGTGACTCTGGGCGACAAGAAGAACTATAACCAGCCATCGGAGGTGACTGACAGATATGATTTGGGACAGGTCATCAAGAC TGAGGAGTTCTGTGAGATCTTCCGGGCCAAGGACAAGACAACAGGCAAGCTGCACACCTGCAAGAAGTTCCAGAAGCGGGATGGCCGCAAGGTGCGGAAGGCAGCAAAGAACGAGATAGGCATCCTCAAGAT GGTGAAGCATCCGAACATCCTGCAGTTGGTGGATGTGTTTGTGACTCGCAAGGAGTACTTTATCTTCCTGGAGCT GGCCACGGGGAGGGAGGTGTTTGACTGGATCCTGGACCAGGGCTACTACTCGGAGCGAGACACGAGCAACGTGGTGCGGCAGGTCCTGGAGGCAGTGGCCTACCTGCACTCACTCAAGATCGTGCACAGGAACCTCAAG CTGGAGAACCTGGTTTACTACAACCGACTGAAGAACTCAAAGATCGTCATCAGCGACTTTCACCTGGCTAAGCTAGAGAATGGCCTCATCAAGGAGCCCTGTGGGACCCCCGAATACCTGG CCCCAGAGGTGGTAGGCCGGCAGCGGTATGGACGCCCTGTGGACTGCTGGGCCATTGGAGTCATCATGTACATCCT GCTTTCAGGGAATCCACCTTTCTATGAGGAGGTAGAGGAAGATGACTATGAGAACCACGACAAGAATCTCTTCCGCAAAATCCTGGCTGGCGATTATGAGTTTGACTCTCCATACTGGGATGACATTTCACAGGCAG CCAAAGACCTGGTCACAAGGCTGATGGAGGTGGAGCAAGACCAGCGGATCACTGCAGAAGAGGCCATCTCCCATGAGTG gatttctggcAATGCTGCTTCTGATAAGAACATTAAGGATGGTGTCTGTGCCCAGATTGAAAAGAACTTTGCCAGAGCTAAGTGGAAG AAAGCTGTCCGAGTGACCACCCTCATGAAACGGCTCAGGGCCCCAGAGCAGTCTGGCACGGCTGCAGCCCAGTCTGCTCCAGGCACAGACACTGCCACCCCTGGGGCTGCAGGCGGGGCCACGGCTGCAAGTGCAGCTGCCTCAGCCCTTGGGGGCAGTGCCACCCCAGCCACAGCGGGTGATGCTACAAAGAGCGAGAACGTGGCCCCCGCCGACCGTAGTGCCACCCCAGCCACAGATGGCAGTACCACCCCAGCCACTGACGGGAGCGTCACCCCAGCCACCGATGGGAGCATCACCCCAGCCACCGATGGGAGCGTCACCCCAGCCACTGACAGAAGTGTTACTCCAGCCACTGATGGGAGAGCCACACCAGGCGTGGAAGAGAGCACCGTGCCCACCACCCAAAGTAGTGCCACACCGGCTGCCAAGGCTGTTGCCACCCCTGAGCCGGCTTTGACCCAGCCGGACAGCACAGCCCCAGGGGGCGCAACAGGCCAGGCTCCACCCTCTAGTAAAGGGGAAGAGGCTGCTGGCTGTGCCCAGGAGTCTCGGAGGGTGGAGACCAGCTGA